A window of Macrococcus sp. 19Msa1099 genomic DNA:
CCCTCTCCATTTACTTTTCGTACGATGCGATTATGCACACATTCATATGTAATCAAATCTGCTCGAAGTGCTATTCGAAGTTTGCCATCCCTAACTGTAACGTCCTTCGCATTTTTAAGTTCAGTAGCAATCTCCCTTAAAAATAAAGCCGTATTTATATCGTGATGATCTGTAGAACGTCCGTTAAATTGATATATCTGAATTAAGATCATCGGTATAATTGATATAACAATCATAACTACAGCCATATTAATAAGCATCTCAAGCAGCGTAAATGCTTTATTTGAACGTATGGCATATCTTAGATGCTTTAATACAGATTGTATCTGCTTCACGTGTGTATTCTCCTTCTCTAATTACGATATGCATATACAGTAACCGAATCTTTTCAAGCGTAGCTTGCTTACTCTGATATGTCATGGACATTTCGTTGTACATTGGAAGTAGCAGCATTACGATTAGGATGATGACAGAAAATGCTAGCATGCTATCTATCAATAAAAAACCACTATAACGTTTCAATTCTCATTCTCCCCCAATGAATCTGAAAGATTAGACGATATTTTTTATCGCCTATATGATAAATAACTGAGCCACCTTTATTAATCCCTCTCCCATCAAAATAATACTGCATATTATTCGAACTATTGTGCCGATCAATATAACCATCATCTATTTGATAGGAAGCATTAATGTCGAGCGCGGCTGATTTAATATAAATGGTGTCACTTCCCGGAGGAAATGACACATAGATATTCACCTTAGATACAATGGCTTTTGTCTGATAGTAATTTAGTAGTGAAATTATTTCATCATTAATCTCTTCATGTTTTATTTCATCTAGTTTAAACCTGTTTACAGGCACAACAGTGAGTATTACGGTGACAATCATTAGTACAATGAGCATTTCTATATATGAAAATGCTCTAAGCACCTAATGATGCCTCACCATTATTGATTATTATGTCTGCTCCATCTTTACATTTCACTTGATTTTCTTTTAAATATTCAGGAACAAGCTCATTTATTGTAGATGGTGTTTTACCCGTATCAATTCGATATGCCTCAATCTGACCTTGTACCATCTTTACTTGAGCTTCACATCCTTTAGCCTGTACTGTCTTAGATTGTTTAGCAATATTCGGAATGATAACGATGATTAAAATCGAAATTACGAGTAATACTAATAACATTTCAATTAAAGTCGTGTTTTCTTATATTTTATTCTGTTTTACAATCCTTTTTAAATCAAAGCTTAAGACTGTATTTATTTATTTATATTCCTTTGATTTTATATTCCTTCGTGGTCGAGATGTGGTCATACTAAAATCAAGTACATACATTGTGGTCAAATACGAAAAAATATTAATCATAGTACTTCCTATTGATGTGGTCAAATAAAATTCTCTTGATTTAATACGAACGTATGTTCTATAATTTAAGTGAAGGAGATGGTAACATGAAAGAATTACAATGTATTATTATCGATGAGATTACATACGATATCCTTAAGGATGAATACCAGGAATGTAAATTCAGTTTAACTGATGTAGGTGTAGAAGATGCTAAAACAAAGCTTTATCACATGTTATATAAAAATAATCTTATAACAGAAGATAATCGAAGAGATGTTTCTTTATTACCTATTGAAGAAATACTTAATGAGGGCGTTGAAAATGAACCTGCTAAAGTCTATTCTATTATATTTGAAATTGGTGATCTTAGTGAAAGCCCACAATTTAAACGTTAATCATCCTATCGTTCCAGAACACCTAGTAGAAGAAACTAATTACAAAAATGTTCCTTCGCAATATCTTGAAAGAAACATACCTAAAGGACGCGGCATGATTAAATGGTCACCATTCGCAACTATGCCACAACAGTATGCCGACATAAAACGTCAAATAGAAACGCAAGACTATTTTTATATGCCTGCATTAAGCGATGAACAAATAATTGAAATCAACGTTAAGTTACATCACTATTCGTGTATGCCTTCATCGTGTACTATAATCTATCACAATGATCATCAATTACATGAAATTGATTGTGTCATTGAAAAAATAGATGAATTCAATCAAGAAGTGCAAGTCAGAACATGTTATAATAATGAGAAAATGCAACTTAAGTTTAACTTTATTGTCGAAGTAAGATAATAAATACAAGGATATTATATTAATATGATTCAAAAAGCACCCTACTATAATCAGTAAGGTGCCTTTTAAGTATAAAAAACACCTATAAATATAGGTGTCTGAACTTTTGGTGCTTTGAGCTGCAGGCAATATACAATATCTTTTAGTCAAAGAAGTCACTCAATGACAAGCTAACTGTTTTATTGGTCATAGTCGACGTTGACCAGCGCATGTGTTTTTCGGCGTATTGTATAAAGCTGCGTGTAATATAATTATACGACAATTTACTTGTTTAATCAAATATTCGGCTATTTAACCGAATTTTTAAATTTTCGGTTATTTACCCGAAATAAAAAGGCACCTAATCATATAAGTTAAGGTGCTTTTCGGTTATTTATATGTATAATACTTACAATACTTTCAATTTTTTTATTGCTTCAGCATTTACAAATCCTAATTGATTTATTTTCTTTTCGTCTTTTTTTACTATCTTTTCGATAGCAACAGGTATTTTATAGATGTGATATTTGTTATTTATTTCTCTAATAAAGTGATGAACAATATATATTACAACCGCAAGTCTATTAGAATAATTATTATTCTTCATTTTAAATATATCATTTTTCCATTCAGGATGGATCTTAGGAGTTGTTTTCAATTTAATGTCTAGAATATTTGAATTATGTGCGCAAATATTTCGAATAAAGTTTAAACATTTTAACCAAGATAACAATTCGTCATTTGTACAGTTATAATAACTTGAAATCATTCTAAGGTTTTTGTTCGACATAAGTTTCAACAATGCAATGACGTCACCAAACATAAGAACATCAGTCATCAACCATACACTAGGTAATCCTTGTTCATTTAAATTCACCTTATCAGTTAATTCATGGCTATGTGATAATTTTATCTTTTTAATAAGTTGGTATTTGAATTTTTCTTCTTGATCTTTTAAGTAATGCTTACAATATTCTTTTTTATTGCACCAATTACCAAACTTTAAATATCCAAAAGCTCCATGAGATTCACCTAATACAAAGGATATACGGGTTTTTAATGATACTTCTATTTTTTCAATTGCATGTAGTACATTGAGTCTTAAATTTTTATCTTGATAATATCGTGTAATTACACTAGAAAATTCTACTCCATCATATCTTCTGGTTTTGGTACCATCATCTTCTGTGACTACACTAGAAAGCGGAAACGCAAATTCCTTTAGTTTATAATAACCAATATTTTCAATTTTATTCATGGCACCTGATTTATCTGGGATATTCATTCCTCTTGCTACTAATAAATCTATTTGTTCTTCAAAAGTTAAGTGTTTAGGTCCAGTCATTTTTATCCCCTTTTAGATACAAAAATAGCCCCCACATCAGAACTTATCTGCCTAAAAAGGAAGTGAGGGCGTTGTCGTTTATATTTAAAATATAAATTATAATTGACATATAGTCAATAAAAATCATTTAAATTATAACAACAAAAAAGCCCCACACTCATTTTCGAATGCAGGGCGAAGGCTTCAAAGTCTTATTTACTAAAGGTTTGTAGCGGTAACACTCTATATTTTATTTCCAAGCGTTGCACGTTTATTTATAAATGTTTCATTTTTCCCATTTTAGATACCAATAATACTACTATTTTCATCAAAATCATACTTTTTTAAAAACATAGTTATAATATCAGCTGAATTATCGTTAAACCTAACAAAATAGTGACTACTACCCATAAAGCTATCATTCTATTATTTAATTTATTTATATGATAGTTTGCTTCTTCTATAGATATTTCTCTTGGTAATTCAAGTTGTTTGCTAAAAACAATTTTATAAATCAAGACTGATACTATAATCAAAAAAATCAGCAATAATACTAAAGGAATTATATAACCATTAATGTGGGCTAAATCAATAGTGGGGTTAATTTTAGGATTTTTATCATAGAAAGCCCCTAATAAGAAACCTGTCATCATGATACATATTAAGAAAAAACTTGTATAAAAAACAGTAGGGTGTTTTTCCCTAAATAAACAACGACATTCTTCGTCATCACTACATTGACAACTTTTTAATTTTAAGCCAGTAAGTTTACTGACTGCACTATATGACATGAAAACTAATAAAGTGATTCCAAGCATTAGTAATGACATAAAAATCAACAATTTGGGAACAGGTGTATCTTTTACACTCATAGCTAACGTCGTTAACTCATTAAATCCCCCAATAAGCGCAAACATAATAGAAGTAAATATTCCCAATATAGCTACAAATTGAGTATAAATTTGATTTTTGTCCTCCTTTATCTGATTAACTACTTTTAGAGAGCCTTCTATATCATCATCATAACCCTTTAAAACTAAATCAAATTCGTATATTTTGCTATCGAATTCTTCTAGCTGAACTTTTTGTTTATCATATAACCCTTGTTTTTGTTTAATAGCTAGTTCAAGGTGTTCAATGATTTTGTATATATTCTCAATACCATCTAAATTTTTTTTAATTTCACTTAATTTGAACTTTTCATCTAATGATTTGGTATCTCCGCCATCTTTAATTCCATAAACCTCTTCTTTAGTAATGTCATCAGAAAACCCTACACTACTATATTCTTTTTCTAACCATTCTAGAAATGCTCCTTTAAATAGTGTTGGAAATGTCGCAATTTCTCGCATTTCAGTGGAACTATATTCTTTTTCTTCTTTAAACACTAAATCAGTTATTCTTGAGTAAGGCACATGTCTAGAACTTAAGTTGTTACAGGACTCTAGTAATTGTTCAAATTCAAAATCTTTAAATAAATCTATAGCCTGATCATCTTTACTTTGAGTGATATCTACAAATTTATCATAATATAATTTGATGCTATCAATAGAGTAATTGACAGCATCCATGTTATTAATATTTAATTTTTCATTTATATATTCTTCTAATATCTCATTAGTCATTCATAGCACCAACTATATCATCAAAAGTATATTCTGGTCGAAAACCTTTTTTAATATTATCCTCATTATTAGCCCAAAAACGATGTTCATGACTTAGGCGCACTAGACTGAAAACATTAATTTTTAATAATTTATCTATCCATGTAGTTAATGTCTCATCAATCGATGTGATAGGACTAAAGTCACATTCAAGTTTAATCGGTCTATCTTTAAATTTTTTATAGTCTTGATACACTCCAGGATCAACAGGACCATACGGCCAAGCTTGAAGATTACCTTGATTAAATAATTCTCTTGCTTGCTCATTGTATTTAGGTGTATCCGCCATGAAAACTAATAAAAAATACATTACTTTTTGTAAATGCAAGTTAGTTACAGGCGTATTAGTTTCATTTGCTCGTGTCAGAATCATATTAGCTAATTCTTTCATTGTAAAATCCCCCTTTCGACAACTGTTCCAATTGTTCTGAATACAGACACAAAAATAGACAGTCTTCAAACTGTCTCCTGTCACTTAACTGTTAATCAAATAAAGATGACAAAAGACTTTGTCAAGCTTTGTCTAACATAGTCTACTTATTATATACCCTATCCTTTTACTTTAGCAACTTATATAAAGAAAAAAGTATTTTAAATAAAGAAAAATAACTTATAAATTAATAATATTTATTTTTGAAAGAATATCATATAGAAGAGGGCCATCTTTATAAACAAAAATATCCCTACACTCTTATTCTGAATGTAGGGATTAAAGTTCATTTATTTAATTGTATGCTTGTGTACCCAACCATTATTGCTAGGTGAGTATGTTCTGCACCATATGTTACCTTGTGCGTCTTGAATTTCTTCGAAGATATATACAGTCTCCCCTTTTTTAAGCGTTCCAATTTCTTTGTTGAAACTAAAGTTACTGAAATCACTACCTGCACGCTGTCTTAGCGATGCGTTATATTGAATCGTTCCTTTGTAGTGAGGTTTCTCAGACCATGCCTTAATACGTTTAGCACCTTTTGATGCAGGTTTTTTAACAGGTGGTGATTGTTTCACAACTTTTTCAGGTGCAGGTGCAACTTTCTTAACAGGTGCATCGCCATTCATATACTTAACGATCAAGTTATCGATAACACTCATGTTACGTCTAGCATATCCACATGCAGCAAGTAGATTACCAGGGTCTTGTTTGTCGGCCTGAATATCTTGATGTCCTGGCATGTTTGTGCGTGGATTAATATCCCACGAATTACATAAAGCTGCCATAATACGACAAGCATTATCTAACGATTTAAGAGATTTATTTCTATCACTGTAGTATGATACTTCAATACCAAATGCTACATCGTTTGCATCTGCACCATACCAAGCGTTGTCTGTTGGTGTACTGTAAATCACGTGCCATGCTTTTTCAGTTACAGGAATACAGATAATACATTCAGTGTCATCTACAAAGATATGTGCTGATGCAACACTAGCCCATGGTTCCATATAAGTATTCTTATAGTAGTTCACGTTCTGTTGTGCTGTTGTATTAGGGTTTCCTGTGTCGTGAAACACTGCGAATTTAGGATTACCGCTGTTCAATCTTTGCCCTGTTCTTCTTGTTCCGATAGGTAAGAAATCTGTATAAACAGAAACACCATTCCAAGTACCGATTTTATTTTTAGTCATATTATTTTTCCTCCATATTTTCGTTGTTTTTTTCAATATCTAATACTTTTTTAAATTTCTGTGCTTGTTGCGCATTGCGAGTAATATTGTTATTTCTCCAATAAGTCCACGCAATAGATCCAATTAAAAATAAGTCACTTAATGTTTGGTAGATAAATGTTTCGTCACTTTTAATTAATGGTTTCCCGTAATGTGCCAAAGCAGAGTTGATTAATGCAATTAATAGAACGACTAAACGTGTCAAAGCTAACTGTAGTTCTTTATTCATTTATAAATTCCTCCAATTAAAATAGACGTACCATTTTGGCACGTCCTTTATTTAAAAAATATTTGTGCAAAAACAAAGGCACTTCCGCCGATTGTAGCGAAAGCACCTATGATTGCGACTATGATCTTGTCGTTCGCATTCTTACGTTTACTGATAAATTCTTCATGTGAATCTACTTTGCCTTTTAACTTATCAACTTCGCCTTTAAATCCACTCATCGTATCATTTAACGTTACCATCTGCCCCTCAATGTTAGTAAGTGATTTAACAAGTGGTTTCTGTGATTCGCTAAATAACGTTATTGCTTTGTCGAGTAAGTGATAGTTATTTGTATGTTTATCATCAACTTCATCAATATACTGATATATCTTACGTTTATCACGCTCATGCAGTATCTGTAAATCCTTTAAAGACTCGACTCTATCGTTTTGCAAAATAGCTAACACCACCTATAAATCCAATTACACCTAGACCTGCCGAAAGTATCAAAAAGCCTGTAGGTGTTAACCAGTTAATAGAATTATTTATTCCTGCAACCGCTAAAAAGAAATAAAAGATTGATAGTCCGATACCACCTATCATTACTAAAAGATCATAAATCTTTCTTGTCAGTCGGTGCGGTATATAGAAACAACTGGCTATCAGACATATGCTGAAGAACATAATGACTGCCCCCCAGGTCCATAAAGGGAAAACTTGGTGGAGCGCTTCATATAACGGGCTATCATTCACTGCAGAATCAGATTCTAATATCCAGAACGATGCTCTAGCTAATGAATAAAGTCCGAACGTAAAGGTTGATGCACATGTCAATTTCTCAGGTGTCGATAGTGGTCGTGAAATCTTTGAATCATCAGGTGTAACATCTTCAATTCTGTTCATTTAATCAACTCCTTTTTAAATTTATTTATAATAAAAACCCCTAATCACTTTGCGTGAATAGAGGTTGAGTATATTTATTTCATTGATTTTGCATCTTCCCAAACTAGTTTAAAGTATAGAGTTGATTCCTCTATAAATTTATCAAGATAATAATCAAGCTTTTCAGTATCAATACCCGATTTTATTTTATTTGTGGTATTTATAGAATGATTTAATTGAACTTCTTTAACAACATGATAGAAGTTCTCCAATGAATCTAAAAGCACTTGATGATTTTTATTTATATTACCCTTTTTATCTTTCAATGGATAATATAAATATAGTAAATAGTAGTGTTTATTAAATTTATTCAGATTATCAGCATGCTTTTTTATATCTGTAGGCGCCATAAAGTCTGAAATTAAATTAAAATAACTTGATATAAATTCACTGGTAACAGTTCTAACATCTTGCAACCAATCTATTCTTTGTTTAGCAATTATGTTTGCTACTAGCTCTTTATTTTTTAAATCAGTAAGATGTTTTTCATTTAAATTTCTGATTTCGTTTTGAAATTCTTGTTGTTTAGTATTCAAACCTAATTGTAAGAGCCTTTGTTTTTTTGCAATTTCTTCATTTGCGTTTCTGTTTTCATTAGACGTTTTTTTATTAAAATATATAGTTGCAAAAGTACCTATTAACGCTATAAATGCAGGTGCATAAGAATTAAATAGTTTCCAAAATTGATCACCAATAATAATAATAATATCGTCAAATATACTCACAGTAATTCCTCCATGCATTTTCTTTTAAATATACGCTATATCAAAGAAAATGGTAAGAGAATTTTTAAAATTGTGTAATTGATTTAATTTTTAAGAGATAGTATCTTTTACTTTGATACTCATTCTTTAAGTTCACTTGCTTATCCTAAATCTGAAAAACAAAGCTGGTACTGTCACAGTAGAGCCTGTTACATTTGCATATCTGATAGTGATTTTATTTGCTTCTAATATATAAGCGTTGAAGATAATTCCGTCAGGCAGTAGTTTTTCAGGTGTAGCCTGCAACATGTGTCCTACATTAAAGTTTAATAGGTCAAGTTGCGCGTTTGTGATAACAGTTTCAATTGTTCTATTTGCTGGAACGATTGTTTGTTTTGCATAATGCCTTACGACTTCTTCGACCATACCATCGATTATTTTAACGAATGGCAACCATTTATTGTTAACCTTATCCCAACGTCTACGATAAAGCGTTTCACTGTTTGAAGGCACGTATTCTTGATAAGATGTAGAAGGCTCTATGGAACTTACTGTAATTAACATACCCGGTTTTCCTGTTGGAAATGGTGCAGCATTTGTACTTATGATAGGTGTGATAGAAGTTGCTTGCGCTGGGAACGATGTAACAGGTGTGTCGATATTTGATGAATTGAATTTCAAGGTATAGTAATCTTTTGAAAGTGTGCGTGCATGTAATTTACCCTCTACATCTAATACGAAATATTCACTTGTACCTGCCTTATCAGTATAATCCCCAACGTCAATAAGATTCCCTACTTTATTCAACCCTTCTTCAAGTGTGACATTCATCATGTTCTTTTCTCGCGAATAGTCTATAATCTGTTTTAACAATTCTATCTGTGTATTATCAAAACTTTCATATTGCGAATGACTTTTGAAGATAATCCAACCATTATTTTCAATTGTTTCATCTAATCTTGCTTTGTAATGCTCCCAAGTGTTATTAGTCGATTCCCCTAACGTTATCCTGTTCATTCTAAAGGTATCTAAAGGTAATGTATTGATACCTTCCTTAGTAGATATGTTCGCTCTTGCGTAATCACGACTAATCGTTCTCACACTTTTTGTGTTTTCGCCAAAGGGTTGAACGATGATGTTATGAGTAAAACCCTCACGTTTTAAAACCTTTTGCGCCTCTCTAAATTCATGCTCTACTTCTTCATCTGTTAATTGTTGAGCATGTTTATGTTCATGTGTATGGCTAACCATCTCAACTCCATACTCACGATTTAAACGATGTAATGTTTCCCAATTCATCACTGTTGGCTCTTGGTTATCAACCCAAGATGTTACGACTGCTATTGTTAGTTTATTCTTTTTCTCTTTTAAAACGGGTTCCCATTTTTCTAATACTTTAACATTTCCATCATCATCAACAAAAGTAATCATTGGGAATTTTCTCCCCGAAGTTGAAATGATAGAACGATTAGTATTATTTTCTAAATCATACAATCTGTTTTTAGATGATTGCAACTTGTTCTCTATATCAGTAAGCCCATCGAGATTAACTGCGCCAAATTCAATCCATTTAGTGCCATCAAACACGTACTGTTTATTATCATCTTGAACTAATCTTATCTCGTTTTTCTCTGCGTTAAATGGCAAAGCACTTTCAGTCTTTACCGCTTCTTTAGGTTTGAAATTATTCTCATATATCCATTTTTCAGTAGCTACTTTATCAATATATTGATCAGTATTTTTTGAAATAAATTCCTTTACTGATTGATTTATTTCCGCTAACGCTTCATCTC
This region includes:
- the comGF gene encoding competence type IV pilus minor pilin ComGF — translated: MKQIQSVLKHLRYAIRSNKAFTLLEMLINMAVVMIVISIIPMILIQIYQFNGRSTDHHDINTALFLREIATELKNAKDVTVRDGKLRIALRADLITYECVHNRIVRKVNGEGYIIMLEGIKEGVFFIEDEHLYISLQSKNESLAKKYQVL
- the comGD gene encoding competence type IV pilus minor pilin ComGD; the protein is MLRAFSYIEMLIVLMIVTVILTVVPVNRFKLDEIKHEEINDEIISLLNYYQTKAIVSKVNIYVSFPPGSDTIYIKSAALDINASYQIDDGYIDRHNSSNNMQYYFDGRGINKGGSVIYHIGDKKYRLIFQIHWGRMRIETL
- the comGC gene encoding competence type IV pilus major pilin ComGC produces the protein MLLVLLVISILIIVIIPNIAKQSKTVQAKGCEAQVKMVQGQIEAYRIDTGKTPSTINELVPEYLKENQVKCKDGADIIINNGEASLGA
- a CDS encoding YolD-like family protein; amino-acid sequence: MKAHNLNVNHPIVPEHLVEETNYKNVPSQYLERNIPKGRGMIKWSPFATMPQQYADIKRQIETQDYFYMPALSDEQIIEINVKLHHYSCMPSSCTIIYHNDHQLHEIDCVIEKIDEFNQEVQVRTCYNNEKMQLKFNFIVEVR
- a CDS encoding Abi family protein, whose amino-acid sequence is MTGPKHLTFEEQIDLLVARGMNIPDKSGAMNKIENIGYYKLKEFAFPLSSVVTEDDGTKTRRYDGVEFSSVITRYYQDKNLRLNVLHAIEKIEVSLKTRISFVLGESHGAFGYLKFGNWCNKKEYCKHYLKDQEEKFKYQLIKKIKLSHSHELTDKVNLNEQGLPSVWLMTDVLMFGDVIALLKLMSNKNLRMISSYYNCTNDELLSWLKCLNFIRNICAHNSNILDIKLKTTPKIHPEWKNDIFKMKNNNYSNRLAVVIYIVHHFIREINNKYHIYKIPVAIEKIVKKDEKKINQLGFVNAEAIKKLKVL
- a CDS encoding type II toxin-antitoxin system antitoxin SocA domain-containing protein, coding for MKELANMILTRANETNTPVTNLHLQKVMYFLLVFMADTPKYNEQARELFNQGNLQAWPYGPVDPGVYQDYKKFKDRPIKLECDFSPITSIDETLTTWIDKLLKINVFSLVRLSHEHRFWANNEDNIKKGFRPEYTFDDIVGAMND
- a CDS encoding N-acetylmuramoyl-L-alanine amidase, producing MTKNKIGTWNGVSVYTDFLPIGTRRTGQRLNSGNPKFAVFHDTGNPNTTAQQNVNYYKNTYMEPWASVASAHIFVDDTECIICIPVTEKAWHVIYSTPTDNAWYGADANDVAFGIEVSYYSDRNKSLKSLDNACRIMAALCNSWDINPRTNMPGHQDIQADKQDPGNLLAACGYARRNMSVIDNLIVKYMNGDAPVKKVAPAPEKVVKQSPPVKKPASKGAKRIKAWSEKPHYKGTIQYNASLRQRAGSDFSNFSFNKEIGTLKKGETVYIFEEIQDAQGNIWCRTYSPSNNGWVHKHTIK
- a CDS encoding phage holin; translated protein: MNKELQLALTRLVVLLIALINSALAHYGKPLIKSDETFIYQTLSDLFLIGSIAWTYWRNNNITRNAQQAQKFKKVLDIEKNNENMEEK
- a CDS encoding polysaccharide deacetylase family protein, with translation MNDLNQSCTLTILDEVDKKIRQKTTEQIVNGAVTFKVANDLKTNPHTLEITTADGQKFPSNNDFTILVSDTHDKSELNVINNLSRDEALAEINQSVKEFISKNTDQYIDKVATEKWIYENNFKPKEAVKTESALPFNAEKNEIRLVQDDNKQYVFDGTKWIEFGAVNLDGLTDIENKLQSSKNRLYDLENNTNRSIISTSGRKFPMITFVDDDGNVKVLEKWEPVLKEKKNKLTIAVVTSWVDNQEPTVMNWETLHRLNREYGVEMVSHTHEHKHAQQLTDEEVEHEFREAQKVLKREGFTHNIIVQPFGENTKSVRTISRDYARANISTKEGINTLPLDTFRMNRITLGESTNNTWEHYKARLDETIENNGWIIFKSHSQYESFDNTQIELLKQIIDYSREKNMMNVTLEEGLNKVGNLIDVGDYTDKAGTSEYFVLDVEGKLHARTLSKDYYTLKFNSSNIDTPVTSFPAQATSITPIISTNAAPFPTGKPGMLITVSSIEPSTSYQEYVPSNSETLYRRRWDKVNNKWLPFVKIIDGMVEEVVRHYAKQTIVPANRTIETVITNAQLDLLNFNVGHMLQATPEKLLPDGIIFNAYILEANKITIRYANVTGSTVTVPALFFRFRISK